A genome region from Schaalia sp. 19OD2882 includes the following:
- a CDS encoding chorismate mutase, which translates to MGDGAVASDPRSEDIRGLGEGLPAELLEARATIDNIDAALIHILAERFRCTQRVGHIKARHDMPPADPARERRQVRRMRALAESAGLDPDFAEKFLSFMVTEVIRHHEDIKQGYRMEAAAQAKEG; encoded by the coding sequence ATGGGTGATGGGGCCGTCGCAAGCGATCCGCGCAGCGAAGACATCCGCGGCCTCGGGGAAGGGCTGCCCGCCGAGCTGCTGGAGGCGCGAGCCACCATCGACAACATTGACGCCGCCCTCATCCACATCCTGGCCGAACGCTTCCGCTGCACCCAGAGGGTCGGTCACATCAAGGCCCGCCACGACATGCCGCCCGCGGACCCCGCGCGCGAGCGCCGCCAAGTGCGGCGCATGCGGGCCCTGGCCGAGTCGGCCGGACTGGACCCGGACTTCGCGGAGAAGTTCTTGTCATTCATGGTCACCGAAGTCATCCGCCACCACGAGGACATCAAGCAGGGCTATCGCATGGAGGCCGCCGCCCAGGCGAAGGAGGGCTGA